Proteins encoded within one genomic window of Desulforegulaceae bacterium:
- the pheT gene encoding phenylalanine--tRNA ligase subunit beta encodes MKISLKWLKKFTNFKSSPEELAEALTMTGLEVESIDYPYGYLKDIIIGKIEKIIAHPNADKLRVCMVNTGGDENLQIVCGAPNIYENMIGPVALPGTELPGGIKLKKSKIRGEVSMGMLCSAKELELTEDSSGIMDLPSDLIPGTSFIEAMELDGAVFEVDLTPNRADCLSLIGIAREVAAIEGTKLSIPLANKYKDERNKGEILEKVLVEVKDHELCPKYCARYIEDVKISPSPFWLQTILLYSGIRPINNIVDITNYIMLETGQPLHAFDYDEIKGSKIIVQRGNENEKFTTLDGKERTLDSEILMICDNDKKIAAAGIMGGENSEVSEKTSRILLESAYFFPPSVRKSAKKLGLSTDSSHRFERGVDPDQVEKALNRAAELIEELGNGKTINGYIDTQIKPFDKKQIKFSTPNCNQRLGIKLSPEESASHLESVGFTLEKTENPEIFIVNIPSYRVDIERPEDLSEEVARRYGYNNIPTTFPKNPFFEKEDKSDYGPRLEIKEIMKGLGFNEIINYSFIGNNLLEKSGLTGEFYKDPVKILNPLSEDQSLMRTDLVPGILETISSNLSRQILNLKIFETGNTFFPDLEQINQSVQKEYIIAAITGNRRNFLWDDKSPEADFFDIKGVAEAFYGEFKIEPDFQKSKSLPPYAKKGGCADIVINEKISGRIFEVSPKTLKNFGIDQKTFIFYTTLDSVLKNKKDSALFREVPKFPAMTRDITIIIPKATEAGNIINLIKELNEEIIENITLFDVYQGKAVNENEKSLSFRITYRSLKETLKDKRVNKVHDKVTSALLNNFEIRFPGQD; translated from the coding sequence ATGAAAATAAGTTTAAAATGGCTCAAAAAATTTACAAACTTCAAATCTTCACCTGAAGAACTTGCAGAAGCTCTTACAATGACAGGTCTTGAAGTTGAATCAATAGATTATCCCTATGGCTATCTTAAAGATATAATTATAGGAAAAATTGAAAAAATAATTGCTCACCCTAATGCTGACAAACTAAGAGTCTGTATGGTAAATACAGGAGGAGATGAAAACCTCCAAATTGTCTGCGGGGCTCCAAATATCTATGAAAACATGATTGGTCCTGTTGCCCTTCCCGGCACAGAGCTTCCCGGAGGAATTAAGCTCAAAAAAAGCAAGATCAGGGGCGAAGTCTCAATGGGAATGCTTTGCAGTGCAAAAGAACTTGAATTAACAGAAGACAGTTCAGGGATAATGGACCTTCCATCAGACTTAATCCCTGGAACCTCATTCATTGAAGCAATGGAACTTGACGGAGCTGTTTTTGAAGTTGATCTTACTCCAAACAGGGCAGATTGCTTAAGCCTCATTGGTATAGCAAGGGAAGTTGCGGCAATAGAAGGAACAAAACTTTCAATTCCTTTGGCAAACAAATATAAAGATGAAAGAAACAAAGGCGAGATTTTAGAAAAAGTCTTAGTGGAGGTAAAAGATCATGAACTTTGCCCAAAATACTGTGCAAGATATATTGAAGATGTCAAAATATCCCCCTCCCCTTTCTGGCTTCAAACCATTCTTTTATATTCAGGAATAAGGCCAATAAATAATATTGTTGATATTACAAATTATATTATGCTTGAAACAGGACAACCGCTCCATGCTTTTGATTATGATGAAATTAAAGGTTCTAAAATCATAGTTCAGCGTGGAAATGAAAATGAAAAATTTACAACACTAGATGGAAAAGAAAGAACCCTTGACTCAGAAATCCTAATGATTTGCGACAATGACAAAAAAATTGCCGCAGCAGGAATTATGGGAGGAGAAAATTCAGAAGTATCAGAAAAAACTTCCAGGATTTTACTTGAAAGTGCATATTTTTTTCCCCCTTCAGTAAGAAAATCAGCAAAAAAACTTGGGCTATCAACTGACTCCAGCCATAGATTTGAAAGAGGTGTTGACCCAGACCAGGTTGAAAAAGCTTTAAACAGAGCTGCCGAGCTTATAGAAGAGCTTGGAAATGGAAAAACAATTAATGGTTATATTGATACCCAGATAAAACCTTTTGATAAAAAGCAGATTAAGTTCTCAACACCAAACTGCAACCAAAGACTTGGTATAAAACTTTCGCCTGAAGAATCAGCTTCCCATCTTGAATCTGTGGGATTTACACTTGAAAAAACTGAGAACCCAGAAATTTTCATTGTAAATATCCCTTCTTACAGAGTTGATATTGAAAGACCTGAAGATTTAAGTGAAGAAGTTGCAAGAAGATATGGATATAATAACATCCCCACAACCTTTCCAAAGAATCCTTTCTTTGAAAAAGAGGACAAAAGTGATTATGGGCCCAGGCTGGAAATCAAGGAAATAATGAAGGGGTTGGGGTTTAATGAAATAATAAACTACAGTTTCATAGGGAATAATCTTCTTGAAAAATCAGGGCTCACAGGTGAATTTTATAAAGATCCTGTAAAAATTTTAAACCCGCTTTCAGAAGATCAGTCTTTGATGAGAACAGATCTTGTTCCAGGAATTCTTGAAACTATATCTTCCAACCTGTCAAGGCAGATATTAAATCTTAAAATTTTTGAAACCGGAAATACTTTCTTCCCTGATCTTGAGCAGATAAATCAATCAGTTCAAAAAGAATATATAATAGCTGCAATCACAGGAAACAGGAGAAACTTTCTTTGGGATGATAAAAGCCCTGAAGCTGATTTTTTTGACATAAAAGGAGTTGCTGAAGCCTTTTATGGAGAATTTAAAATTGAACCAGACTTTCAGAAATCAAAATCTCTACCTCCTTACGCTAAAAAAGGGGGCTGTGCAGATATAGTTATAAACGAAAAAATCTCAGGAAGAATTTTTGAAGTTTCACCAAAGACTCTTAAAAACTTTGGCATAGACCAAAAAACTTTTATTTTTTACACTACCCTTGATTCTGTATTGAAAAATAAAAAAGATTCAGCCCTTTTCAGAGAAGTTCCAAAATTTCCTGCTATGACAAGAGATATTACAATTATAATTCCAAAGGCAACTGAAGCAGGAAATATAATAAATCTTATAAAAGAACTCAATGAAGAAATAATTGAAAACATAACTCTTTTTGACGTTTATCAGGGCAAAGCTGTAAATGAAAATGAAAAAAGCCTGTCCTTTAGAATTACCTATAGATCATTGAAAGAAACCCTAAAAGATAAGCGGGTTAATAAAGTACATGACAAAGTTACTTCAGCTCTTTTGAATAATTTTGAAATCAGATTTCCCGGACAGGATTAA
- the rimP gene encoding ribosome maturation factor RimP produces the protein MGITSSKERPNLIKTISELAIPVCESEGIEFVHSEFAVISGMKILRLYIDKDGGVTIDDCAKISRELSNLFDVKLDIPGKYSLEVSSPGLDRPLVKPEDFLRFKGKKVNIKLFEPLSSDSNRKNFKGILKDSDENFTKIELENEEVSIPFDKIKSARLNPEI, from the coding sequence ATGGGCATAACCTCATCAAAAGAAAGACCAAACCTCATAAAAACAATTTCTGAGCTGGCCATTCCTGTTTGCGAATCAGAAGGAATAGAATTTGTTCATTCAGAATTTGCCGTAATTTCCGGAATGAAAATTTTAAGGCTGTACATAGATAAAGATGGCGGCGTTACAATTGATGATTGTGCAAAAATAAGCCGTGAGCTAAGTAATTTGTTTGACGTAAAACTTGACATTCCTGGTAAATATAGCCTTGAGGTTTCATCACCTGGCCTGGACAGACCTCTTGTAAAACCAGAGGACTTTTTAAGATTCAAGGGTAAAAAAGTAAACATCAAACTTTTCGAGCCTCTAAGCTCTGATTCTAACAGAAAAAACTTTAAAGGTATCCTTAAAGATTCTGATGAAAACTTTACAAAAATTGAGCTTGAAAATGAAGAAGTCTCAATCCCCTTTGACAAAATCAAATCAGCCAGGCTTAACCCTGAAATATAA
- the nusA gene encoding transcription termination factor NusA, with amino-acid sequence MVFSDIKRVIEQIGRDKNIPQGVLINALEEALISAAKKTLGPDVDIEVAYNERTGDTEVFQFKDIVAGEIENPELEISLKEGRKLDPECEIGDSLGIKLDTTSFGRIAAQSAKQVIIQKLRDAERNAVYDSFIDREGEIINGIVQRFDRDDIIVNLGQAEAVLPAREQIKNETYRRGDRIRANIMKVLHESRGPQIILTRTHPDFLINLFKTEVPEISEGVVKIDCAAREPGVRAKIAVLSSESNVDPVGSCVGVKGSRVQTVVQELRGEKIDIVLWSPDAARFVCNALAPAEIARVIIDEDNKSMEVIVPDEFLSIAIGKSGQNVRLAARLTGWHLDVKSEAAYSLAMKQGYDSLMAVPGIGLELAEKLYSGGYSSPEEIKDISAAELSQIEGIDETEAQKIINSASKMHSDSTSEDFVDETDDAETDDVETDDVETDDVETNDVENDDVENDDVENDDVETDDVETDDVKTDDAEIDDAEIDDAEIDLEENKPEKDIEES; translated from the coding sequence ATGGTCTTCAGTGATATAAAAAGAGTAATTGAACAAATTGGAAGAGACAAGAATATTCCCCAGGGAGTTCTTATCAATGCGCTTGAAGAGGCGCTTATTTCAGCCGCAAAAAAAACACTGGGTCCTGATGTTGATATAGAAGTTGCTTATAATGAAAGAACAGGGGACACAGAAGTTTTTCAATTTAAAGATATTGTTGCCGGTGAAATTGAAAATCCCGAACTTGAGATATCACTTAAAGAAGGCCGTAAACTCGATCCTGAATGTGAAATAGGTGATAGTCTTGGAATAAAACTTGATACAACAAGCTTTGGCAGGATAGCTGCCCAGTCTGCAAAACAAGTGATAATCCAAAAGCTTAGAGACGCTGAAAGAAATGCAGTTTATGACAGCTTCATAGATCGGGAAGGCGAAATAATAAACGGGATTGTTCAAAGATTTGACAGAGATGATATAATTGTCAACCTTGGCCAGGCAGAAGCTGTTCTTCCTGCAAGGGAGCAGATAAAAAACGAAACATATAGAAGGGGCGACAGGATAAGAGCCAATATAATGAAGGTTCTTCATGAAAGCAGAGGTCCCCAGATTATTCTTACAAGAACCCATCCGGATTTCCTTATAAACCTTTTCAAAACCGAGGTTCCTGAAATCAGCGAGGGAGTTGTAAAAATTGATTGTGCAGCAAGAGAGCCCGGAGTAAGGGCCAAAATAGCAGTGCTATCCTCAGAATCCAATGTTGATCCAGTAGGTTCATGCGTTGGTGTCAAAGGCAGCAGAGTTCAGACAGTTGTCCAGGAGCTTCGTGGAGAAAAAATAGATATAGTTCTATGGAGCCCTGATGCAGCAAGGTTTGTCTGCAACGCTCTTGCACCTGCAGAAATAGCAAGAGTTATTATAGACGAAGACAATAAATCAATGGAAGTTATAGTTCCCGACGAATTTCTTTCCATAGCTATTGGAAAAAGCGGTCAAAACGTAAGGTTGGCTGCAAGGCTCACGGGCTGGCACCTTGATGTGAAAAGTGAAGCTGCTTATTCTCTTGCAATGAAACAAGGCTACGACTCTCTTATGGCAGTTCCTGGGATAGGACTTGAACTTGCAGAAAAGCTTTATTCAGGAGGATATAGTTCTCCAGAGGAAATTAAGGATATAAGTGCTGCAGAACTATCCCAGATTGAAGGAATAGATGAAACAGAAGCTCAAAAAATAATAAATTCAGCCTCAAAAATGCATTCTGACTCAACTTCAGAAGATTTTGTTGACGAAACTGATGATGCAGAAACTGATGACGTAGAAACTGATGACGTAGAAACTGATGACGTAGAAACTAACGACGTAGAAAATGACGACGTAGAAAATGACGACGTAGAAAATGACGACGTAGAAACTGATGACGTAGAAACTGATGACGTAAAAACTGATGATGCAGAAATTGATGATGCAGAAATTGATGATGCAGAAATTGATCTGGAAGAAAACAAACCGGAAAAAGATATAGAAGAAAGTTAG